From Aspergillus fumigatus Af293 chromosome 3, whole genome shotgun sequence, a single genomic window includes:
- a CDS encoding glycosyltransferase family 31 protein encodes MSLLKSHVASYSNMMNWRTDLRLIKSILAGILSFTVALLLLFNVNAIISFSRSYPTSLKTIPSVSSTNSTPIELPLATEPCRQLLGADDVLVIVKTGASALRERLPVHFQTTLHCIQHYVIFSDMEEEFEGHYIHDVLSGVSAEMKKSAPEFNFYRDLHENQDRLTEFMRQNATAQRKAWHLDKWKFLPAVEKALQAKPDAKWFMFMEADTFLVWSNLLKWLAKLDWRRPYFLGQPVTMEGQLFAYGGAGWLLSRPAIQQMADHMASRNSEYEYFTNGTSFGDLILGYVLEQAGVGLTGAWPLIQRETPSTMEYTRDVWCHPAVTFHHIDALEIKSIWDLEQRWIANMQGPLLHFDIFNHLIYPLLATKIVDWDNFSDGEEKFLTPNEGFADCKLHCEEDMHCMQFRFTPKKCTLSHSITLGWKADRSMDSMSGWMMERITQAIASVRCEGSKWI; translated from the coding sequence ATGAGTCTCTTGAAATCTCACGTGGCCAGCTACTCAAACATGATGAATTGGCGTACTGATCTTCGGCTTATCAAGTCCATCCTTGCCGGGATTTTATCCTTTACCGTTGCCTTACTCCTCTTATTCAACGTCAACGCGATCATCTCCTTCAGTCGATCTTATCCGACATCGCTGAAAACAATACCATCGGTATCATCCACAAATTCTACACCCATAGAATTGCCCTTGGCCACCGAGCCTTGCCGTCAACTTCTGGGAGCAGATGATGTCCTGGTGATTGTCAAGACAGGAGCAAGTGCGTTGCGTGAGAGATTGCCAGTGCATTTTCAAACTACTCTGCATTGTATCCAACACTACGTGATTTTCTCAGACATGGAGGAAGAATTCGAGGGCCATTATATCCATGATGTGCTGTCTGGGGTCAGTgcggagatgaagaaatcCGCGCCTGAATTCAATTTCTATCGCGATTTGCACGAGAATCAAGATCGACTGACTGAATTCATGAGGCAAAATGCAACTGCCCAAAGAAAGGCATGGCATCTCGATAAATGGAAATTTCTCCCCGCTGTGGAAAAAGCTCTGCAGGCTAAGCCGGATGCAAAGTGGTTTATGTTTATGGAGGCAGACACTTTTTTGGTTTGGTCTAATCTCCTCAAATGGTTGGCAAAACTAGACTGGAGGCGACCTTATTTCTTAGGACAACCAGTGACCATGGAGGGCCAACTTTTTGCCTACGGAGGGGCAGGATGGCTGCTATCACGACCAGCTATACAGCAAATGGCAGATCACATGGCTTCCCGGAATAGCGAATATGAATATTTCACAAATGGAACCTCATTCGGGGACCTTATTCTTGGTTATGTACTAGAACAGGCCGGCGTTGGACTCACTGGGGCGTGGCCTCTTATCCAACGAGAAACACCGAGCACGATGGAATACACCAGAGATGTATGGTGTCATCCTGCTGTCACTTTCCACCACATCGATGCTCTTGAGATAAAGTCAATCTGGGATCTTGAGCAGAGATGGATAGCAAATATGCAAGGGCCCCTACTCCACTTTGACATCTTCAACCACCTTATATACCCTCTCCTCGCCACAAAAATTGTTGACTGGGATAACTTCTCTGATGGCGAGGAGAAATTTCTTACTCCTAACGAAGGATTTGCGGATTGCAAGCTACACTGTGAGGAAGATATGCATTGCATGCAGTTTCGCTTCACACCAAAGAAATGTACCTTGTCCCATTCAATTACTCTTGGATGGAAGGCAGATCGTTCGATGGACAGCATGTCCGGTTGGATGATGGAAAGGATCACCCAGGCAATAGCAAGCGTTCGATGTGAGGGGTCAAAGTGGATATAA
- a CDS encoding putative short-chain dehydrogenase/oxidoreductase, with protein sequence MAFPYKNVLIIGATSGIGKALANKLVQNGIPTIIAGRRQGNLVDFVQQHGTDKVKSKVIDVLQLDKIPQFVADVIDENPDHDCVFVNSGIQRPFDFSKPESVDMDVFDQELITNYSSAVRLAKAFIPHLQRQSTAAIAFTTSQMALVPMKRCPNYGASKAALHHFILALRTQLQDGPGNVKVIEIYPPAVQTELHDAKHQPDLKDGHLIGMPLCEFIEDVWCQLCHGKEQVAVGSAREIFEAFEIKRQEVYYQMTEMLSKLLRQFLR encoded by the exons ATGGCGTTCCCCTACAAAAACGTTCTCATTATTGGAGCCACCTCCGGCATTGGCAAGGCGTTAGCCAACAAGCTGGTGCAGAATGGTATTCCAACCATCATTGCCGGGCGCAGGCAGGGAAACTTGGTTGACTTCGTCCAGCAACACGGCACCGACAAGGTCAAATCAAAGGTCATCGACGTCTTGCAACTTGACAAG ATCCCCCAGTTCGTGGCGGATGTGATTGATGAAAATCCCGACCATGACTGCGTGTTTGTCAACTCCGGCATTCAGCGCCCGTTTGACTTCAGCAAGCCGGAGTCtgtggatatggatgttTTCGACCAAGAGCTGATCACGAATTATTCCTCGGCCGTGCGCCTCGCCAAGGCATTCATTCCCCACCTGCAGAGGCAATCGACTGCTGCCATCGCcttcaccacctcccagATGGCCCTGGTTCCCATGAAGCGCTGTCCCAACTACGGTGCCTCCAAGGCCGCGCTGCACCATTTTATTCTCGCCCTCCGAACGCAGCTTCAGGATGGGCCCGGGAATGTCAAAGTGATAGAAATCTATCCCCCTGCTGTGCAGACGGAGTTGCACGACGCCAAGCACCAGCCTGATCTCAAAGACGGCCATCTCATAGGTATGCCACTGTGCGAGTTTATCGAGGATGTTTGGTGTCAGTTGTGCCACGGCAAGGAGCAGGTGGCCGTTGGTTCGGCGCGAGAGATCTTCGAGGCGTTTGAGATCAAGAGACAGGAGGTGTATTATCAAATGACGGAGATGTTATCCAAGTTATTGAGGCAGTTCTTGCGGTAG